One segment of Cytophagia bacterium CHB2 DNA contains the following:
- the add gene encoding adenosine deaminase, translating into MTITRDFLHALPKTDLHCHLDGSIRVKTAMELAKANGLPLPSTNEQDVYDFLSVKGQVENLNEYIDKFDFTLKLMQDYESLRRIAYELAEDAAAENLRYIEVRYSPILHQQKGLSLEQVVDAVLEGLGEAEKKFPIRAAVIICAIRSMTPEATLRLAELTLQYKGKGVVAFDLAGREFGNPAKDHAKAFYFIRKHCINCTVHAGEAYGPDSIYQAIHACGAHRIGHGTRLIEDEELLNYVCDHRIPLEVCLISNVQTKAVLRIEHHPFKKFLDRQLRVTLNTDNRLISRTTMTDELWLAVQTWDLNYEQVKKIILNGFKSLFIPFAEKTKIYHEAKAELAKYD; encoded by the coding sequence ATGACCATCACCCGTGACTTCTTGCACGCGCTTCCCAAAACCGACTTGCACTGCCATCTCGATGGCTCGATACGGGTGAAAACCGCAATGGAGTTGGCGAAAGCGAACGGCCTGCCGTTGCCGAGCACGAATGAACAAGACGTTTACGATTTTCTCTCGGTCAAAGGCCAGGTCGAAAACCTCAACGAGTATATTGATAAGTTCGACTTCACGCTCAAGCTGATGCAGGATTATGAATCACTGCGGCGCATCGCATACGAGCTTGCCGAAGATGCCGCAGCGGAGAATTTGCGCTACATCGAAGTGCGCTATTCGCCGATTTTGCATCAGCAAAAGGGGTTGTCGCTCGAACAGGTTGTTGACGCCGTGTTGGAAGGCCTGGGCGAAGCGGAGAAAAAATTCCCGATTCGCGCCGCCGTGATTATCTGCGCGATTCGCAGCATGACGCCGGAGGCCACGCTCCGGCTGGCCGAACTGACCTTGCAATACAAAGGCAAAGGCGTGGTGGCGTTCGATCTTGCCGGCCGCGAGTTTGGCAACCCGGCGAAAGATCATGCCAAGGCTTTTTATTTCATTCGCAAACATTGCATCAATTGCACCGTGCATGCCGGCGAGGCCTACGGCCCGGACAGCATTTACCAGGCCATTCATGCCTGCGGCGCGCATCGCATCGGGCACGGCACGCGCTTGATTGAAGATGAAGAGCTGCTTAACTATGTCTGCGATCATCGCATTCCGCTGGAAGTTTGCCTGATCAGCAACGTGCAAACCAAGGCCGTGCTGCGCATCGAGCATCATCCGTTTAAGAAATTTCTCGATCGCCAATTGCGTGTCACGCTTAACACCGATAACCGGCTGATCTCGCGCACAACCATGACCGACGAGCTGTGGTTGGCAGTGCAAACCTGGGATTTGAATTACGAGCAAGTCAAAAAAATCATCCTCAACGGTTTCAAAAGCCTGTTCATTCCATTCGCCGAAAAAACCAAAATCTATCACGAGGCCAAAGCCGAGTTGGCGAAATATGATTAA